The following coding sequences lie in one Maribacter forsetii DSM 18668 genomic window:
- a CDS encoding T9SS type B sorting domain-containing protein has protein sequence MKTLNKLTVFTALSMLFCAFQLSAQAIVINAPEPADNPNLSGSTPWSAVCAGNGGFNEYFVNITWIGTANAGNEFILELSDASGSFSNAQTLQTITDQNTVKDFDTSFAIPTDTRGEGYKMRVRSTDPEKIGSESEAFNMYYMDVTSNLNISELGDGVPPGTVCSTGAITLQVDNIANPETYQYIWFRSGTELTGETGHTLNVTQSGMYNVYIDYGPRCTGSGNTDSNIVDVTIGGSGTGIAVTAPTKTSLCSTDTETLTIDQTDASWSYQWFKDGVEIVGATSTSYNVNAAIAGFEGDYAVEISGTGICNERSAVVTITNAELYTVTVENEINMVLLPTQNEVLSVSTTAVTPSYKWFRNTVEISGETGSSITITEDGEYYAEVTQTGGSCSVSSKNSDVTTVVSPASFEMTINYTDAYTSCETTSTTLGVELINAVASDGTKTDVTSALLDGFTYEWSKDGAAISGATSNSISLASNSENGDYDLNATIGSFDVDSNVLPVQLLTNETVAITSSGIVFCSGGETITLSTTTDLSSATYQWQLDGASINTTDAVLTVSTAGTYTLAIDIDGCSLISNEIVVTPLDENLITLDPGTEIVMPEGTSRVVTASGGTAYRWLDANAVELSNSDSITFTEAGSYTLVASIDNCEIIRQIEVTYLDTFKVPNVITVNGDGINDQWIIPNSYSNKADVNVIIYNEQGQEIVNEFDYKNNWPQSTTAFTKQNMVFYYKIRNASEVLKQGTITVIR, from the coding sequence ATGAAAACTTTGAACAAACTTACCGTATTTACAGCACTATCCATGCTATTTTGCGCTTTTCAATTATCTGCGCAAGCAATAGTTATTAATGCACCTGAACCTGCAGACAATCCAAACCTGTCAGGAAGTACTCCGTGGTCTGCCGTCTGTGCAGGAAACGGCGGATTCAATGAATATTTTGTCAATATTACTTGGATAGGTACCGCCAATGCAGGCAACGAATTTATTCTTGAATTGTCTGATGCCAGCGGAAGCTTTAGCAATGCTCAAACTTTGCAAACGATTACCGATCAAAATACGGTGAAAGATTTTGATACTAGTTTCGCTATACCTACAGACACTCGTGGCGAAGGTTATAAGATGAGAGTGAGAAGTACTGATCCTGAAAAAATAGGTAGCGAATCTGAGGCATTCAATATGTATTATATGGATGTTACCTCTAATTTAAATATTAGTGAATTAGGTGACGGAGTTCCTCCAGGTACGGTATGTAGTACAGGAGCTATTACCTTACAGGTTGATAATATAGCTAACCCAGAAACCTATCAGTATATTTGGTTTCGTAGTGGTACGGAGTTAACAGGTGAAACTGGGCATACATTAAATGTTACGCAATCTGGTATGTACAACGTATATATTGATTATGGACCAAGATGTACTGGTTCTGGTAATACAGATTCTAATATTGTAGATGTAACTATTGGCGGTTCTGGAACCGGTATTGCAGTTACGGCTCCAACTAAAACTTCTTTATGTAGTACAGATACAGAAACATTAACTATAGATCAAACAGATGCTTCTTGGAGCTACCAATGGTTTAAAGATGGTGTTGAGATTGTTGGTGCTACTTCAACTTCTTATAATGTGAATGCTGCCATTGCAGGTTTTGAAGGAGACTATGCAGTAGAGATTTCTGGTACAGGTATCTGTAATGAAAGATCGGCCGTAGTAACCATAACCAATGCAGAACTATATACCGTTACTGTAGAGAATGAAATCAATATGGTTTTGTTACCTACACAAAATGAAGTTTTATCTGTTAGTACAACAGCAGTTACACCAAGTTATAAGTGGTTTAGAAATACGGTTGAGATTTCTGGTGAGACTGGCAGTTCAATAACAATTACTGAAGATGGTGAGTACTATGCAGAAGTTACACAAACAGGCGGTTCATGTTCTGTGTCTTCTAAAAACTCTGATGTGACTACTGTTGTGTCTCCTGCTTCTTTTGAAATGACCATAAATTATACTGATGCATATACATCTTGTGAGACCACAAGTACTACATTAGGTGTTGAACTTATAAACGCAGTTGCTTCAGATGGTACAAAAACGGATGTTACCAGTGCTTTACTTGATGGATTTACCTATGAATGGAGTAAAGATGGTGCTGCCATAAGTGGTGCAACTAGCAACAGTATTAGTCTGGCTTCAAATTCTGAAAATGGTGATTACGATTTAAATGCAACCATTGGCAGTTTTGATGTAGATAGCAATGTCTTACCTGTTCAGTTATTAACGAATGAAACGGTGGCGATTACAAGTTCAGGAATTGTTTTCTGTAGTGGTGGCGAAACTATTACGTTAAGCACAACAACCGACTTAAGTTCTGCTACATACCAGTGGCAATTAGACGGTGCATCCATTAATACTACAGATGCTGTATTAACAGTTTCTACCGCAGGTACATATACTTTAGCAATAGATATAGATGGTTGTTCCCTTATATCTAATGAGATTGTTGTAACACCGTTAGATGAAAACTTAATTACCCTTGATCCAGGTACAGAAATAGTAATGCCAGAAGGTACTTCTAGAGTAGTTACGGCAAGTGGAGGAACTGCTTACAGATGGTTAGATGCCAATGCGGTAGAATTGAGTAACTCTGATAGTATCACGTTTACCGAAGCCGGTAGTTATACCCTGGTAGCTTCTATTGACAACTGTGAGATTATTAGACAGATTGAAGTTACCTATTTAGACACCTTTAAAGTGCCTAATGTAATTACCGTGAATGGAGATGGTATTAATGATCAATGGATCATACCTAACTCTTATTCCAATAAGGCTGATGTCAATGTAATTATTTACAATGAACAAGGGCAAGAAATTGTAAACGAATTTGATTATAAAAATAACTGGCCGCAGTCAACTACTGCGTTCACCAAACAAAACATGGTATTCTACTATAAAATCAGGAATGCCAGTGAAGTACTTAAACAGGGTACGATCACAGTAATACGTTAA
- a CDS encoding PorP/SprF family type IX secretion system membrane protein encodes MLKKSVLYLLLFVLAIMKVSGQEDNPFVSYDVPSQNLLKYNRFLINPTFSTVREDKSYVNLLHRNQSVQFDDNNQNYFLSYSGRINDKTGLGLSLYSQREGILSNFGVLANYAYGIKLNDKSNFTFGANVSYYQSGFDNGRASTVEEDPFLAGLQDQNLLSFQPGFNLSYGKFDVGVFAENLFDYNLKTSESVTEFKDKTYSGHLQYTHQFEKQDGIFEQGRLMPLARVRKVGEEDVTLGGSLILDLPKLGWIQGGYDSFYGAAAGVGFNLNQRISLGYTMEKGLSNNFDNFGVTHEISFAYSFTPNLTEDRVMLEDDYEDDLVQNDEESENIATNEEVEELKMKLAENDAIIEELMFRQDSLEAIRQSDLERRFAMVMRMVRNETNGERPDLENKAKELFLDGDSNTAVASNYNPSNSGNSNTNSYNPNNTGELVNSNETAGVTPQNRVAVITNERQNPVTERQEVAETNTNYTDNDNFKEQVQPKDAVVANKPRNTSTPVANAAREVAQDGVKSRRFKDLPDVTDGYYVVANVYKGGQYMNNFIDDLNAKGINADYIDNPNTGLKYVYLQRYDTFEDAVAAHDSKLNGAYDGAMWIMNVDNRYTNEAYASNVNKIKEKSSKYDSNVLTSNEVVRDNVESREADSKSYVIEGAGSGYYLIANVFANPSNAKKFVSLLNSFGLNASYFINPKNNYRYVYLKKHDSWTNALISYYSKLNDAYDEKMWIMRVNQELLV; translated from the coding sequence ATGCTAAAGAAAAGTGTTTTATATCTATTGTTATTTGTGTTAGCTATCATGAAGGTTAGCGGGCAAGAGGATAATCCGTTTGTATCATACGATGTTCCTTCCCAGAACCTTTTGAAGTATAACCGATTCTTAATCAACCCAACGTTTTCAACGGTTAGGGAAGATAAATCCTATGTTAATTTGTTACACCGAAACCAATCGGTACAATTTGATGATAACAATCAAAATTATTTCTTAAGCTATAGTGGACGTATTAATGATAAAACCGGATTAGGTCTTAGTCTATATTCTCAAAGAGAAGGTATCTTAAGCAACTTTGGTGTGTTGGCAAATTATGCTTACGGTATTAAACTGAACGACAAAAGTAACTTTACTTTTGGTGCTAACGTTTCTTACTACCAAAGTGGGTTTGATAACGGTAGAGCATCTACTGTAGAAGAGGATCCTTTTTTAGCAGGTTTACAAGATCAGAACCTTTTATCATTTCAACCTGGTTTTAACCTTTCTTACGGTAAATTCGATGTTGGTGTATTTGCAGAAAACCTTTTTGATTACAACTTAAAGACAAGCGAATCTGTAACGGAATTTAAGGACAAAACATATTCTGGTCACCTACAATATACCCATCAGTTTGAAAAGCAAGATGGTATTTTTGAACAAGGGCGTTTAATGCCTTTGGCAAGAGTTAGAAAAGTAGGAGAAGAAGATGTTACCCTTGGAGGAAGTTTAATTCTAGATCTTCCAAAACTAGGATGGATCCAGGGTGGATATGATAGTTTTTATGGCGCAGCCGCTGGTGTAGGTTTTAACCTTAACCAAAGAATTTCTTTAGGCTATACCATGGAAAAAGGGTTGTCTAACAACTTCGATAATTTTGGAGTTACGCATGAGATATCATTTGCTTATTCATTCACTCCAAACCTTACTGAAGATAGGGTAATGTTAGAAGATGATTATGAAGATGATTTGGTGCAAAATGATGAAGAGTCAGAGAACATTGCAACCAATGAGGAGGTAGAGGAATTGAAGATGAAGCTGGCAGAAAATGATGCCATCATTGAAGAACTGATGTTTCGTCAAGATTCATTAGAAGCTATTCGTCAATCAGATTTAGAAAGACGTTTTGCTATGGTAATGCGAATGGTTCGTAATGAAACCAACGGAGAAAGACCAGACCTTGAAAATAAGGCAAAAGAACTGTTCTTAGATGGAGACAGTAATACTGCGGTTGCTTCTAACTATAACCCAAGTAATTCTGGAAATTCAAATACCAATAGTTATAATCCTAACAACACAGGTGAGTTGGTAAATAGTAATGAAACGGCTGGTGTAACCCCACAGAATAGGGTAGCGGTGATTACCAACGAAAGACAAAACCCGGTTACGGAAAGACAAGAAGTTGCTGAGACCAATACAAATTATACTGATAATGATAATTTTAAAGAGCAAGTACAGCCTAAAGACGCAGTGGTTGCCAACAAACCAAGAAATACTTCTACTCCTGTAGCCAATGCTGCTAGAGAAGTTGCACAAGACGGAGTGAAAAGTAGAAGGTTTAAAGACTTACCAGATGTTACAGATGGTTATTATGTAGTTGCCAATGTATACAAGGGCGGTCAGTATATGAACAATTTTATTGACGACTTAAATGCTAAAGGTATAAATGCTGATTATATTGATAACCCAAATACAGGTTTAAAGTATGTTTACCTTCAACGTTATGATACATTTGAAGATGCTGTTGCTGCACACGATTCTAAATTGAACGGTGCATATGATGGTGCTATGTGGATTATGAACGTTGATAATAGATATACTAATGAGGCCTACGCTAGCAATGTAAATAAGATCAAAGAGAAGTCTTCTAAGTACGACTCTAATGTGCTTACCTCTAATGAGGTTGTAAGAGATAACGTAGAGTCTAGAGAAGCCGATTCTAAATCTTATGTTATTGAGGGTGCCGGTTCTGGGTATTACTTAATTGCCAATGTATTTGCCAACCCTAGCAATGCTAAGAAGTTTGTTTCGCTTTTAAATTCATTTGGATTGAACGCGAGTTACTTTATCAATCCCAAGAACAATTACAGATACGTATACCTTAAAAAGCACGACTCTTGGACCAATGCTTTAATATCTTATTACTCTAAGCTAAACGACGCCTATGATGAGAAGATGTGGATTATGCGGGTCAATCAAGAACTGCTGGTTTAG
- a CDS encoding class I SAM-dependent methyltransferase translates to MKSKQLISGNIKVFYNKASKETRLEKGMGVFEFERIKSLIEKYLSTTSSKIIDVGGGTGKYAEWLAKKGHDVHLVEPIAKHLQLAENRAKKLKNKFWVHLGESRKLDFPTNYADLIILHGPLYHLQRKEDRESTII, encoded by the coding sequence ATGAAAAGTAAACAGTTAATCAGTGGAAATATAAAAGTGTTTTATAACAAAGCTTCTAAAGAAACCAGACTGGAAAAAGGCATGGGTGTATTTGAGTTTGAAAGAATAAAATCGCTTATTGAAAAATACCTTTCTACCACATCGTCAAAAATTATAGATGTTGGTGGCGGTACAGGAAAATATGCGGAGTGGCTTGCCAAAAAAGGACATGACGTTCATTTAGTAGAACCCATTGCTAAACATTTGCAACTAGCAGAAAACAGAGCTAAGAAATTAAAGAACAAGTTCTGGGTTCATTTAGGTGAGTCTAGAAAATTAGACTTCCCAACTAACTATGCAGACCTCATCATACTTCATGGGCCTCTTTATCATCTTCAGAGAAAAGAAGATCGAGAATCAACCATTATATAA